The following coding sequences are from one Arachis hypogaea cultivar Tifrunner chromosome 7, arahy.Tifrunner.gnm2.J5K5, whole genome shotgun sequence window:
- the LOC112764030 gene encoding fasciclin-like arabinogalactan protein 2: protein MEKQGRVLFFSLTVTVLLFSLLSSTANGHNITRILASHPSLSTFNHYLTLTHLAAEINRRQTITVLALDNSAMSSLLDKHLSIGTLKNVLSLHVLVDYFGAKKLHQITNGTTLVSSMFQATGTAAGTAGYVNITNLKGGKVGFASEDNDGLHSFYVKSVQEIPYNISILEISSALSSAEAEAPTAAPSQINIINIMSKQGCKSFADLLRPSKALPTFQDSVDGGLTVFCPTDTAVSGFMPKYKNLTDAQKISVLLYHGVPVYQSLQMLKSNNGVMNTLATERANKFDFTVQNDGEDVKLETKVDTASIVGTLIDQDPFVAYKISKVLMPRELFKVSQEEESDAPAESPKASKKGKKKKASPAADAPADGPESDSEDQKAADDNAADSNAARFSMLFFSLIIANLVL, encoded by the coding sequence ATGGAGAAGCAAGGAAGGGTGTTGTTCTTCTCCCTCACAGTCACAGTGCTGCTCTTCTCACTGCTTTCTTCGACGGCCAATGGCCACAACATCACACGCATTCTGGCATCCCACCCCAGCCTCTCCACATTTAACCACTACCTCACACTCACACACCTCGCCGCCGAGATCAACCGCCGCCAGACCATCACCGTCCTCGCCCTCGACAATTCCGCCATGTCCTCCCTCCTCGACAAGCACCTCTCCATCGGCACCCTCAAGAATGTCCTCTCCCTCCACGTCCTCGTCGACTACTTCGGCGCCAAGAAGCTCCACCAGATCACCAACGGCACCACCCTCGTCTCCTCCATGTTCCAGGCCACTGGCACTGCCGCCGGAACTGCCGGCTACGTCAACATCACCAACCTCAAGGGCGGCAAAGTAGGCTTCGCCTCCGAAGACAACGACGGACTCCACTCCTTCTACGTGAAGTCCGTCCAAGAAATCCCCTACAACATCTCCATCCTCGAAATCAGCAGCGCATTGAGCTCCGCCGAAGCAGAAGCACCCACCGCCGCCCCCAGCCAGATCAACATCATCAACATCATGTCCAAGCAAGGTTGCAAGTCATTCGCAGACTTGCTCAGACCTTCCAAGGCTCTTCCAACTTTTCAGGACAGCGTGGACGGTGGCTTGACCGTGTTCTGCCCCACCGACACTGCCGTCAGCGGTTTCATGCCCAAGTACAAGAACCTCACGGACGCGCAGAAGATATCGGTGCTGCTGTACCACGGAGTTCCCGTGTACCAGTCGCTGCAGATGCTCAAGTCAAACAACGGGGTTATGAACACTTTGGCGACAGAAAGAGCGAACAAGTTCGACTTCACGGTGCAGAATGACGGGGAAGATGTGAAGCTTGAGACCAAGGTTGATACGGCGAGCATAGTGGGGACACTGATTGACCAAGACCCCTTTGTTGCGTACAAGATCAGCAAGGTTCTGATGCCGAGGGAACTCTTCAAGGTGAGTCAGGAGGAGGAGAGCGATGCGCCGGCAGAGTCCCCTAAGGCCTCCAAGAAGGGCAAGAAGAAGAAGGCGTCGCCGGCGGCTGATGCCCCGGCAGATGGGCCAGAGTCCGATTCGGAAGATCAGAAGGCTGCTGATGATAACGCTGCTGACAGCAATGCTGCCAGATTCAGCATGCTGTTTTTCAGTTTAATTATTGCAAATTTGGTtctatag
- the LOC112766292 gene encoding nudix hydrolase 2 isoform X1 → MKRKRHSLMMKLVALLILWLVVIHFDALSSSSVNKNQLQCFFTAASFLPPRNLLGSEPQPPAAGAGVFIPTAKEKKKKKMGEGGIELLKAEEDKHGGVVVNVEVEDPIEPLNFSSWLQASISNWSQQGKKGVWIKLPIKHSNLVDTAVKAGFRYHHAEPDHLMLVYWIPHSPDTIPQNASHRVGIGAFVINNNREMLVVQETDGRFKGTGIWKMPTGTVNEGEDICAAAIREVKEETGIETEFVEILAFRQSHKSFFQKSDMFFVSMLRPLSFDIHSQASEIVASKWMSIEEYAAQSFVQEHDLFRFIAEICLSKLDGKYTGFSNLLTTTSSGKNTYLYFNGHDASNLVDSKNQQA, encoded by the exons ATGAAACGGAAAAGGCattcattgatgatgaaattggTAGCTCTTTTAATATTGTGGTTGGTGGTCATTCATTTCGACGCTCTTTCATCTTCATCTGTTAACAAAAAC CAACTTCAATGCTTTTTCACTGCGGCTTCATTTCTTCCACCGAGGAACCTTCTTGGCTCTGAACCTCAACCGCCAGCCGCCGGAGCAG GTGTGTTCATTCCAACAgctaaggagaagaagaagaagaaaatgggagAAGGAGGCATTGAATTGCTTAAAGCAGAAGAGGATAAACACGGCGGAGTTGTTGTCAACGTGGAAGTGGAGGACCCTATAGAGCCTCTGAATTTCAGTTCTTGGTTGCAAGCTTCAATCTCGAATTGGAGCCAACAGGGAAAGAAGGGCGTGTGGATTAAGCTTCCCATAAAACATTCAAATCTTGTTGACACTGCGGTGAAGGCTGGATTCAGATACCACCATGCCGAACCAGATCACCTCATGCTTGTATACTGGATTCCTCATTCTCCTGATACCATCCCACAGAATGCTTCGCACCGTGTTGGTATTGGTGCTTTTGTCATCAACAACAACAGAGAG ATGCTTGTGGTTCAAGAAACTGATGGCAGATTCAAAGGCACCGGTATATGGAAGATGCCTACAGGAACTGTTAATGAA gGTGAGGACATATGTGCAGCTGCAATTAGAGAAGTGAAAGAAGAGACAGGG ATAGAGACAGAATTTGTCGAAATCTTAGCATTCAG GCAAAGCCACAAATCATTCTTCCAAAAGTCAGATATGTTCTTTGTTTCCATGTTACGTCCTCTCTCCTTTGACATCCATAGTCAGGCTTCAGAAATTGTGGCATCTaag TGGATGTCTATTGAAGAATATGCAGCCCAGTCTTTTGTGCAAGAACATGATCTCTTTCGCTTTATTGCAGAGATATGTTTATCAAAGTTGGATGGAAAGTACACTGGTTTTTCTAACCTGCTTACTACTACATCTTCCGGTAAAAATACCTATCTGTACTTCAATGGCCATGATGCTAGCAACCTGGTAGATTCCAAGAATCAGCAAGCTTGA
- the LOC112766292 gene encoding nudix hydrolase 2 isoform X3, protein MGEGGIELLKAEEDKHGGVVVNVEVEDPIEPLNFSSWLQASISNWSQQGKKGVWIKLPIKHSNLVDTAVKAGFRYHHAEPDHLMLVYWIPHSPDTIPQNASHRVGIGAFVINNNREMLVVQETDGRFKGTGIWKMPTGTVNEGEDICAAAIREVKEETGIETEFVEILAFRQSHKSFFQKSDMFFVSMLRPLSFDIHSQASEIVASKWMSIEEYAAQSFVQEHDLFRFIAEICLSKLDGKYTGFSNLLTTTSSGKNTYLYFNGHDASNLVDSKNQQA, encoded by the exons atgggagAAGGAGGCATTGAATTGCTTAAAGCAGAAGAGGATAAACACGGCGGAGTTGTTGTCAACGTGGAAGTGGAGGACCCTATAGAGCCTCTGAATTTCAGTTCTTGGTTGCAAGCTTCAATCTCGAATTGGAGCCAACAGGGAAAGAAGGGCGTGTGGATTAAGCTTCCCATAAAACATTCAAATCTTGTTGACACTGCGGTGAAGGCTGGATTCAGATACCACCATGCCGAACCAGATCACCTCATGCTTGTATACTGGATTCCTCATTCTCCTGATACCATCCCACAGAATGCTTCGCACCGTGTTGGTATTGGTGCTTTTGTCATCAACAACAACAGAGAG ATGCTTGTGGTTCAAGAAACTGATGGCAGATTCAAAGGCACCGGTATATGGAAGATGCCTACAGGAACTGTTAATGAA gGTGAGGACATATGTGCAGCTGCAATTAGAGAAGTGAAAGAAGAGACAGGG ATAGAGACAGAATTTGTCGAAATCTTAGCATTCAG GCAAAGCCACAAATCATTCTTCCAAAAGTCAGATATGTTCTTTGTTTCCATGTTACGTCCTCTCTCCTTTGACATCCATAGTCAGGCTTCAGAAATTGTGGCATCTaag TGGATGTCTATTGAAGAATATGCAGCCCAGTCTTTTGTGCAAGAACATGATCTCTTTCGCTTTATTGCAGAGATATGTTTATCAAAGTTGGATGGAAAGTACACTGGTTTTTCTAACCTGCTTACTACTACATCTTCCGGTAAAAATACCTATCTGTACTTCAATGGCCATGATGCTAGCAACCTGGTAGATTCCAAGAATCAGCAAGCTTGA
- the LOC112766292 gene encoding nudix hydrolase 2 isoform X2 yields MKRKRHSLMMKLVALLILWLVVIHFDALSSSSVNKNQLQCFFTAASFLPPRNLLGSEPQPPAAGAAKEKKKKKMGEGGIELLKAEEDKHGGVVVNVEVEDPIEPLNFSSWLQASISNWSQQGKKGVWIKLPIKHSNLVDTAVKAGFRYHHAEPDHLMLVYWIPHSPDTIPQNASHRVGIGAFVINNNREMLVVQETDGRFKGTGIWKMPTGTVNEGEDICAAAIREVKEETGIETEFVEILAFRQSHKSFFQKSDMFFVSMLRPLSFDIHSQASEIVASKWMSIEEYAAQSFVQEHDLFRFIAEICLSKLDGKYTGFSNLLTTTSSGKNTYLYFNGHDASNLVDSKNQQA; encoded by the exons ATGAAACGGAAAAGGCattcattgatgatgaaattggTAGCTCTTTTAATATTGTGGTTGGTGGTCATTCATTTCGACGCTCTTTCATCTTCATCTGTTAACAAAAAC CAACTTCAATGCTTTTTCACTGCGGCTTCATTTCTTCCACCGAGGAACCTTCTTGGCTCTGAACCTCAACCGCCAGCCGCCGGAGCAG ctaaggagaagaagaagaagaaaatgggagAAGGAGGCATTGAATTGCTTAAAGCAGAAGAGGATAAACACGGCGGAGTTGTTGTCAACGTGGAAGTGGAGGACCCTATAGAGCCTCTGAATTTCAGTTCTTGGTTGCAAGCTTCAATCTCGAATTGGAGCCAACAGGGAAAGAAGGGCGTGTGGATTAAGCTTCCCATAAAACATTCAAATCTTGTTGACACTGCGGTGAAGGCTGGATTCAGATACCACCATGCCGAACCAGATCACCTCATGCTTGTATACTGGATTCCTCATTCTCCTGATACCATCCCACAGAATGCTTCGCACCGTGTTGGTATTGGTGCTTTTGTCATCAACAACAACAGAGAG ATGCTTGTGGTTCAAGAAACTGATGGCAGATTCAAAGGCACCGGTATATGGAAGATGCCTACAGGAACTGTTAATGAA gGTGAGGACATATGTGCAGCTGCAATTAGAGAAGTGAAAGAAGAGACAGGG ATAGAGACAGAATTTGTCGAAATCTTAGCATTCAG GCAAAGCCACAAATCATTCTTCCAAAAGTCAGATATGTTCTTTGTTTCCATGTTACGTCCTCTCTCCTTTGACATCCATAGTCAGGCTTCAGAAATTGTGGCATCTaag TGGATGTCTATTGAAGAATATGCAGCCCAGTCTTTTGTGCAAGAACATGATCTCTTTCGCTTTATTGCAGAGATATGTTTATCAAAGTTGGATGGAAAGTACACTGGTTTTTCTAACCTGCTTACTACTACATCTTCCGGTAAAAATACCTATCTGTACTTCAATGGCCATGATGCTAGCAACCTGGTAGATTCCAAGAATCAGCAAGCTTGA
- the LOC112765856 gene encoding cytochrome b561 and DOMON domain-containing protein At3g61750 isoform X2 — translation MPMLSPSFLTLSLLFPITALAQNNAETTCQNTNYQIFLPPPYQNISSTICKPVWNTYEMRYTKNGDITTIILSAPYTVGWVGIGFSRNSSMVGSSAMVGWINKHGHTKIKQFYLKGKKQSEVIAGKGELPLNTVSPAVATNGAEIYLAFQLKTEVPYGKQPILLAFGTKTPQNHHLSKHDDRTSIIFDFSSGPQDPASDGLILMRRNHGIVGIIGWGLILPVGAIVARYLRHKDPLWFYLHSVIQFVGFAFTLGTVLLGIQLYNNMHAHIPAHRGIGIFVLVLTILQILAFFLRPNKDSKYRNLWNLYHSWSGRMALFFASLNIVLGMQAAGAGSDWKIGYGFLVSIIIIAIVVLEVLAYLKRSEKRSLHGSFQMDSVPDPSFPNNFSKVSNVPIQAQAGYGI, via the exons ATGCCAATGCTCTCCCCATCTTTTCTCACTCTTTCCCTTCTCTTCCCCATCACAGCCCTTGCCCAAAACAATGCAGAAACTACCTGCCAGAATACAAATTATCAGATTTTCCTCCCTCCACCATACCAAAATATATCCTCTACCATATGCAAGCCTGTTTGGAATACCTATGAAATGAGG TACACCAAGAATGGTGATATCACAACTATCATACTATCTGCTCCCTACACCGTTGGGTGGGTGGGAATTGGATTTTCCAGAAATAGTTCCATGGTTGGTTCAAGCGCAATGGTGGGATGGATTAACAAGCATGGTCACACTAAAATTAAGCAGTTTTATTTAAAGGGTAAGAAGCAATCAGAAGTTATAGCAGGCAAAGGCGAACTACCTCTAAATACTGTGTCTCCTGCTGTTGCCACAAATGGAGCTGAAATTTATTTGGCATTTCAGCTCAAAACGGAGGTTCCATATGGAAAGCAGCCGATTTTATTGGCCTTTGGTACTAAGACTCCACAAAATCATCACCTCTCAAAGCATGATGACAGAACATCCATCATATTTGATTTTTCTTCAG GTCCACAAGATCCAGCATCAGATGGGTTGATTCTGATGAGGAGGAACCATGGAATAGTGGGAATAATAGGATGGGGACTAATCCTGCCAGTAGGGGCAATTGTTGCCAGATACTTGAGGCACAAAGATCCCCTTTGGTTTTATCTCCATTCAGTTATTCAGTTTGTTGGATTTGCATTTACACTGGGCACAGTCCTTCTTGGAATACAGCTCTACAACAACATGCATGCTCACATACCAGCTCACAGAGGCATAGGCATCTTTGTCCTTGTGCTAACTATTCTTCAG ATACTGGCCTTCTTCTTGAGGCCAAACAAGGATTCCAAGTATCGGAACCTTTGGAATTTGTACCACAGTTGGTCTGGAAGAATGGCACTTTTCTTTGCATCCTTGAACATAGTACTGGGAATGCAAGCGGCTGGGGCAGGGAGTGATTGGAAGATAGGTTATGGATTCCTTGTTAGTATCATAATCATTGCAATTGTCGTTTTGGAAGTATTGGCATATTTGAAAAGGTCAGAGAAGCGTTCACTTCATGGGAGTTTCCAAATGGACTCAGTTCCAGATCCTTCCTTTCCAAATAATTTTTCCAAAG TGTCAAATGTTCCCATTCAAGCACAAGCAGGCTATGGAATATGA
- the LOC112765856 gene encoding cytochrome b561 and DOMON domain-containing protein At3g61750 isoform X1: MPMLSPSFLTLSLLFPITALAQNNAETTCQNTNYQIFLPPPYQNISSTICKPVWNTYEMRYTKNGDITTIILSAPYTVGWVGIGFSRNSSMVGSSAMVGWINKHGHTKIKQFYLKGKKQSEVIAGKGELPLNTVSPAVATNGAEIYLAFQLKTEVPYGKQPILLAFGTKTPQNHHLSKHDDRTSIIFDFSSVAGPQDPASDGLILMRRNHGIVGIIGWGLILPVGAIVARYLRHKDPLWFYLHSVIQFVGFAFTLGTVLLGIQLYNNMHAHIPAHRGIGIFVLVLTILQILAFFLRPNKDSKYRNLWNLYHSWSGRMALFFASLNIVLGMQAAGAGSDWKIGYGFLVSIIIIAIVVLEVLAYLKRSEKRSLHGSFQMDSVPDPSFPNNFSKVSNVPIQAQAGYGI; the protein is encoded by the exons ATGCCAATGCTCTCCCCATCTTTTCTCACTCTTTCCCTTCTCTTCCCCATCACAGCCCTTGCCCAAAACAATGCAGAAACTACCTGCCAGAATACAAATTATCAGATTTTCCTCCCTCCACCATACCAAAATATATCCTCTACCATATGCAAGCCTGTTTGGAATACCTATGAAATGAGG TACACCAAGAATGGTGATATCACAACTATCATACTATCTGCTCCCTACACCGTTGGGTGGGTGGGAATTGGATTTTCCAGAAATAGTTCCATGGTTGGTTCAAGCGCAATGGTGGGATGGATTAACAAGCATGGTCACACTAAAATTAAGCAGTTTTATTTAAAGGGTAAGAAGCAATCAGAAGTTATAGCAGGCAAAGGCGAACTACCTCTAAATACTGTGTCTCCTGCTGTTGCCACAAATGGAGCTGAAATTTATTTGGCATTTCAGCTCAAAACGGAGGTTCCATATGGAAAGCAGCCGATTTTATTGGCCTTTGGTACTAAGACTCCACAAAATCATCACCTCTCAAAGCATGATGACAGAACATCCATCATATTTGATTTTTCTTCAG TGGCAGGTCCACAAGATCCAGCATCAGATGGGTTGATTCTGATGAGGAGGAACCATGGAATAGTGGGAATAATAGGATGGGGACTAATCCTGCCAGTAGGGGCAATTGTTGCCAGATACTTGAGGCACAAAGATCCCCTTTGGTTTTATCTCCATTCAGTTATTCAGTTTGTTGGATTTGCATTTACACTGGGCACAGTCCTTCTTGGAATACAGCTCTACAACAACATGCATGCTCACATACCAGCTCACAGAGGCATAGGCATCTTTGTCCTTGTGCTAACTATTCTTCAG ATACTGGCCTTCTTCTTGAGGCCAAACAAGGATTCCAAGTATCGGAACCTTTGGAATTTGTACCACAGTTGGTCTGGAAGAATGGCACTTTTCTTTGCATCCTTGAACATAGTACTGGGAATGCAAGCGGCTGGGGCAGGGAGTGATTGGAAGATAGGTTATGGATTCCTTGTTAGTATCATAATCATTGCAATTGTCGTTTTGGAAGTATTGGCATATTTGAAAAGGTCAGAGAAGCGTTCACTTCATGGGAGTTTCCAAATGGACTCAGTTCCAGATCCTTCCTTTCCAAATAATTTTTCCAAAG TGTCAAATGTTCCCATTCAAGCACAAGCAGGCTATGGAATATGA
- the LOC112765856 gene encoding cytochrome b561 and DOMON domain-containing protein At3g61750 isoform X4, with amino-acid sequence MPMLSPSFLTLSLLFPITALAQNNAETTCQNTNYQIFLPPPYQNISSTICKPVWNTYEMRYTKNGDITTIILSAPYTVGWVGIGFSRNSSMVGSSAMVGWINKHGHTKIKQFYLKGKKQSEVIAGKGELPLNTVSPAVATNGAEIYLAFQLKTEVPYGKQPILLAFGTKTPQNHHLSKHDDRTSIIFDFSSGPQDPASDGLILMRRNHGIVGIIGWGLILPVGAIVARYLRHKDPLWFYLHSVIQFVGFAFTLGTVLLGIQLYNNMHAHIPAHRGIGIFVLVLTILQILAFFLRPNKDSKYRNLWNLYHSWSGRMALFFASLNIVLGMQAAGAGSDWKIGYGFLVSIIIIAIVVLEVLAYLKRSEKRSLHGSFQMDSVPDPSFPNNFSKG; translated from the exons ATGCCAATGCTCTCCCCATCTTTTCTCACTCTTTCCCTTCTCTTCCCCATCACAGCCCTTGCCCAAAACAATGCAGAAACTACCTGCCAGAATACAAATTATCAGATTTTCCTCCCTCCACCATACCAAAATATATCCTCTACCATATGCAAGCCTGTTTGGAATACCTATGAAATGAGG TACACCAAGAATGGTGATATCACAACTATCATACTATCTGCTCCCTACACCGTTGGGTGGGTGGGAATTGGATTTTCCAGAAATAGTTCCATGGTTGGTTCAAGCGCAATGGTGGGATGGATTAACAAGCATGGTCACACTAAAATTAAGCAGTTTTATTTAAAGGGTAAGAAGCAATCAGAAGTTATAGCAGGCAAAGGCGAACTACCTCTAAATACTGTGTCTCCTGCTGTTGCCACAAATGGAGCTGAAATTTATTTGGCATTTCAGCTCAAAACGGAGGTTCCATATGGAAAGCAGCCGATTTTATTGGCCTTTGGTACTAAGACTCCACAAAATCATCACCTCTCAAAGCATGATGACAGAACATCCATCATATTTGATTTTTCTTCAG GTCCACAAGATCCAGCATCAGATGGGTTGATTCTGATGAGGAGGAACCATGGAATAGTGGGAATAATAGGATGGGGACTAATCCTGCCAGTAGGGGCAATTGTTGCCAGATACTTGAGGCACAAAGATCCCCTTTGGTTTTATCTCCATTCAGTTATTCAGTTTGTTGGATTTGCATTTACACTGGGCACAGTCCTTCTTGGAATACAGCTCTACAACAACATGCATGCTCACATACCAGCTCACAGAGGCATAGGCATCTTTGTCCTTGTGCTAACTATTCTTCAG ATACTGGCCTTCTTCTTGAGGCCAAACAAGGATTCCAAGTATCGGAACCTTTGGAATTTGTACCACAGTTGGTCTGGAAGAATGGCACTTTTCTTTGCATCCTTGAACATAGTACTGGGAATGCAAGCGGCTGGGGCAGGGAGTGATTGGAAGATAGGTTATGGATTCCTTGTTAGTATCATAATCATTGCAATTGTCGTTTTGGAAGTATTGGCATATTTGAAAAGGTCAGAGAAGCGTTCACTTCATGGGAGTTTCCAAATGGACTCAGTTCCAGATCCTTCCTTTCCAAATAATTTTTCCAAAG GGTGA
- the LOC112765856 gene encoding cytochrome b561 and DOMON domain-containing protein At3g61750 isoform X3, which translates to MPMLSPSFLTLSLLFPITALAQNNAETTCQNTNYQIFLPPPYQNISSTICKPVWNTYEMRYTKNGDITTIILSAPYTVGWVGIGFSRNSSMVGSSAMVGWINKHGHTKIKQFYLKGKKQSEVIAGKGELPLNTVSPAVATNGAEIYLAFQLKTEVPYGKQPILLAFGTKTPQNHHLSKHDDRTSIIFDFSSVAGPQDPASDGLILMRRNHGIVGIIGWGLILPVGAIVARYLRHKDPLWFYLHSVIQFVGFAFTLGTVLLGIQLYNNMHAHIPAHRGIGIFVLVLTILQILAFFLRPNKDSKYRNLWNLYHSWSGRMALFFASLNIVLGMQAAGAGSDWKIGYGFLVSIIIIAIVVLEVLAYLKRSEKRSLHGSFQMDSVPDPSFPNNFSKG; encoded by the exons ATGCCAATGCTCTCCCCATCTTTTCTCACTCTTTCCCTTCTCTTCCCCATCACAGCCCTTGCCCAAAACAATGCAGAAACTACCTGCCAGAATACAAATTATCAGATTTTCCTCCCTCCACCATACCAAAATATATCCTCTACCATATGCAAGCCTGTTTGGAATACCTATGAAATGAGG TACACCAAGAATGGTGATATCACAACTATCATACTATCTGCTCCCTACACCGTTGGGTGGGTGGGAATTGGATTTTCCAGAAATAGTTCCATGGTTGGTTCAAGCGCAATGGTGGGATGGATTAACAAGCATGGTCACACTAAAATTAAGCAGTTTTATTTAAAGGGTAAGAAGCAATCAGAAGTTATAGCAGGCAAAGGCGAACTACCTCTAAATACTGTGTCTCCTGCTGTTGCCACAAATGGAGCTGAAATTTATTTGGCATTTCAGCTCAAAACGGAGGTTCCATATGGAAAGCAGCCGATTTTATTGGCCTTTGGTACTAAGACTCCACAAAATCATCACCTCTCAAAGCATGATGACAGAACATCCATCATATTTGATTTTTCTTCAG TGGCAGGTCCACAAGATCCAGCATCAGATGGGTTGATTCTGATGAGGAGGAACCATGGAATAGTGGGAATAATAGGATGGGGACTAATCCTGCCAGTAGGGGCAATTGTTGCCAGATACTTGAGGCACAAAGATCCCCTTTGGTTTTATCTCCATTCAGTTATTCAGTTTGTTGGATTTGCATTTACACTGGGCACAGTCCTTCTTGGAATACAGCTCTACAACAACATGCATGCTCACATACCAGCTCACAGAGGCATAGGCATCTTTGTCCTTGTGCTAACTATTCTTCAG ATACTGGCCTTCTTCTTGAGGCCAAACAAGGATTCCAAGTATCGGAACCTTTGGAATTTGTACCACAGTTGGTCTGGAAGAATGGCACTTTTCTTTGCATCCTTGAACATAGTACTGGGAATGCAAGCGGCTGGGGCAGGGAGTGATTGGAAGATAGGTTATGGATTCCTTGTTAGTATCATAATCATTGCAATTGTCGTTTTGGAAGTATTGGCATATTTGAAAAGGTCAGAGAAGCGTTCACTTCATGGGAGTTTCCAAATGGACTCAGTTCCAGATCCTTCCTTTCCAAATAATTTTTCCAAAG GGTGA